A genomic stretch from Asterias rubens chromosome 7, eAstRub1.3, whole genome shotgun sequence includes:
- the LOC117292366 gene encoding uncharacterized protein LOC117292366, which translates to MGTKKHDILFIFLAVFVLLEFISSLLISKSNSGNNSLGWFLNSTGEISRLYPIEIAPAGWTFTVWQVIHIFEGLFHIYVLTSLVRRNVQGPVYRNPVLITPAMLLLYGFVVALNISWVFVFDRQYVPVACGLNALMPIALCILLFLHHRKVDQNGFSMKQNHKCDLVLVRIIVQNGLALYATWVTIATLLSLANVLTYWGDVEQSISCTISLSIVLGLVLIYSVLENFVWDKYLRYTYTVWMIVIFALSGSIERNWNPEKRNSIYSAVLISLAAGLFVLKIGLSMWRCCKRPLYTDNVSESKMDLELA; encoded by the exons ATGGGAACCAAGAAGCATGATATCCTGTTCATCTTTCTTGCCGTGTTCGTTCTGCTTGAGTTCATATCCAGCTTGTTAATCAGCAAGTCGAATAGTGGTAACAACTCACTAG GCTGGTTCCTCAACAGCACCGGAGAAATCTCCAGGCTCTACCCCATCGAGATAGCTCCTGCTGGTTGGACATTCACCGTATGGCAAGTCATCCACATCTTTGAAGGCCTGTTCCATATTTACGTTCTGACGTCACTGGTTAGAAGGAACGTCCAGGGACCAGTCTACCGAAACCCGGTGCTCATTACACCCGCCATGTTGTTATTGTACGGGTTCGTCGTTGCTCTCAACATTTCATGGGTGTTCGTGTTTGATCGACAGTACGTGCCAGTTGCATGTGGACTCAATGCTCTCATGCCGATCGCACTGTGCATACTCCTCTTTCTGCATCATCGTAAAGTTGACCAAAATGGCTTCAGCATGAAACAGAATCACAA GTGTGACCTAGTCCTCGTTCGGATCATCGTCCAGAATGGTCTCGCCCTTTATGCCACATGGGTCACCATAGCAACTCTTTTAAGTCTCGCAAACGTGTTGACGTACTGGGGAGACGTGGAGCAGTCCATATCGTGTACAATCAGCCTCTCAATCGTCCTTGGATTGGTTCTGATCTATTCGGTCCTCGAGAACTTCGTCTGGGATAAGTACCTCCGCTACACCTATACCGTCTGGATGATCGTCATCTTCGCCCTCAGCGGCAGCATTGAGAGGAACTGGAACCCAGAGAAGCGTAATTCCATCTACTCGGCCGTGCTCATTTCCTTAGCAGCGgggttgtttgttttaaagatcGGACTTAGCATGTGGCGCTGTTGTAAGAGGCCACTTTACACAGACAACGTATCAGAGTCCAAAATGGATCTGGAGTTAGCTTAG